Genomic window (Arcobacter aquimarinus):
GTAGCAAAATTCATAAGTCTAACTTTTGTATCAACTACTGTAACTTTTTGATATCCAGGAAGAATAAAGTGAAAACCTGGATTTAATGGTTGTTCATCATATTTTCCTAATGTTTGTTTGATTCCTACATTACCAGACTCAATTGTCATAAATGGTTTGAATAAAAATAAAGCTCCAATTATAATAATAACTAAATATAACATTCCTGCTTTTTTACCAAAATTTTTGAAAATTTCTGGTGTTTCAAAAGGTGGTTGGAAATTTCCACCATTTCCACCTCCTCCATTGTTTTGCTGTTGACGGTTTTTAAAATAGTCGTTGTCTATCGGCATTTTTTTCCTTATTTAAAAATATAAAATTATTCAATAATAGTTAAGTTTAGTTAACGTAAGTTAAATACTTAATATATTTCTCATTTTTCCCTGCAACTACATCAAAGTATGCTGATTGGATTTTTTCAGTAATTGGTCCTCTTGAACCACATCCTATAGTTCTTGCATCAACATCTCTAATTGGTGTAATTTCAGCAGCAGTTCCTGTGAAAAATGCTTCATCAGCTATATAAACTTCTTCTCTTGAAATTCTTCTTCTAACAACTTCAATTCCCATGTCATTAGCTAACTCAATAACTGTTGCTTGAGTAATTGATTCAAGTGAATTATCATTTGGAGGAGTAATTAATTTCCCATCTCTAACGATGAAGAAACAAGCTCCAGAAGCTTCTGCAATATAACCTTGGTCATCTCTTAATAATGCTTCATCATATCCTGCTTCAACTGCTTCAAATTTGGCCATTTGAGAGTTTAAGTAATTTGCAACAGCTTTTGCTTTTCCCATTCCTGAAGTATTAGGAGTTCTTGTAAATGAAGAGATTTTAACTCTAACACCTTTTTTAAGACCTTCTTCACCTAAATAAGCTCCCCATTCCCATGCAGAAACAGAAACTTTTACAGGTGCTTCTTTATGATAAAGTCCCATAACTCCATAACCTAGATAAACTAAAGGTCTAATGTATGCACCTTCAAATAATTCATTTTTTTGTAATAATTCAATTTGTGCTTTATTTAATTCTTCTAAAGAAAAAGGAACATTCATTAGTGTCATTTTTGAAGAGTTTATTAATCTTTGTGTGTGTTCATTTAATTTAAAAATTGCACATCTCCCATCAACTGTTTTATAAGCTTTAGTACCTTCAATAGCACCATTTCCATAATGTAAAGTATGACTTAAAACATGTACTTTTGCATCATGCCAATTTACAAATTCTCCATCCATCCATATATATTTTGCTTCAGTCATTTTATAAATTCCTAATGATTAGATTTTTTTAGCATTTATTTTATCTAAGATAATTAAAAATAACTCTTAAATGAATTAAAATTAGAAATTTAAGAGTTTTTTATGTATATTAATCTATAAATAAAATTTAAAAGGTAGTTACAAAAATGTTTAAAAATATTTTATTATTATTTATGGTTTTAATTTTTATTGTAGGTTGTAGTGTTAATCAAGTTAACGTTAATAATTTATCCAAAGAAGATAAAAAAGTAGAAAGAGAAGCTATTTCTAAAGAGTTTTTAGATGAGATTTCATATATGTTATTTTTATTAAAAAACAATGATTTACCTACTTTAAATTCAAAATATATAAATCCCAAAATTGGTGTTTATGAAGTTTTTAAAAGTGATATTAGTAATAAAATAGTTTTTAGAAGAAGTATTCAAATAACTGAAATAAATGATATTATAGAAGATTTTAATATAAAACAAGAAACAGTTGATTTTAATTGCAGTCCAAATGATGATGCTTATTATGGCTGGAATAAAGAAGGAACATTTTTATCAGTAAATATAAAACCTTATCTATCACAAATAATAGAACAAGAACATAAAATTTTGCCAAATAAATATAAAGAAAATGAGTTAAAAAATGTAGAGTTGATTGAAAAAACAAGCTATGAATTAATTGTGACTAATAATGTGATTTTTTACTTAACAAAAATTGATGGTAGATGGTATATTACATTGATTGATAATTTAAAAACTGATTGCAGTCAATAAATTTGCAACTAAGTTGCAAATAAGAAATCTTAGATAAAATTCATAAAAATTTTATGGAAAGAATTATGAATATACAAATATCAAATATAGCAAAATTACCAACTAAATATGGAAAATTTAAAATAAAAGCATATAAACAAGAAAATCAAGAGCATTTAGCAATTATGAGTGAAGATTTTGAAACACTTGATTCTCCTTACATAAGAATACATTCTGAATGTTTAACAGGAGACACTTTAGGAAGTTTGAAGTGCGATTGTCAAAATCAATTGGATTTATCTTTAAAATTTATCTCATTAAATGGTGGTTTAGTGATTTATCACAGACAAGAAGGAAGAAATATAGGTTTAGTAAATAAAGTAAATGCTTATGCTTTACAAGATTTAGGAAGAAATACTATTGAAGCAAATCTTGAATTAGGATTTAAAGAGGATGAAAGAGACTATTCAATAGTAAAATATATATTTGAAGATTTAGGAATTAAAAAATTAAAATTAATAACAAATAATCCTAAAAAAATTGAATATGTTGAGAGTTTAGGAATAAATATTGTGGAAAGAATTCCAGCTATTACAAAATCAAATAAGTATAATGAAGGTTATATATCAACAAAAAAAGAGCAAATGGGACATATGTTTTAAAATAAAAGGTAAAAAATGGATCAACAAGAGTTTTGGAATACAAAGTTTTCAAAAGCTGATTATTTTTATGGAATAAATCCAAATGAATTTTTAGCTTCAAATATAGAAATATTAGAAAATCATAAAAAGCTTTTATGTTTAGGTGAAGGTGAAGGAAGAAATGCAATATTTTTTGCAAAAAATGGATTTGAAGTTACTGCAATTGATGCTTCTAATTTAGGTTTAGAAAAACTTGAAAATAGGGCGAAAAAAGAGAATTTAAATATAAAAACTATTTGTATGGATTTGAATCATTGGCAAACAAATGATAAGTATGATGTTATCGTGGCTTCATATTTACATATGTATAAAAATGAAAGGGAAGATTTATTTAAAAAAATAGAAGATTCCTTGATCAAAAATGGTTACTTTATAGGTGAATTTTTTTCAACAAAACAGCTTACTTACAACAGTGGTGGACCTAAAGATTTGGATTTGCTTTATACAGTTGAAGATTTTAAAGAGCATTTTAATAATTGCCAAAAAGAGATAAAAGAAGAGATAGTTGTTTTAAATGAAGGAATAGGGCATCAAGGGGAAGCTTGTGTGATTAGAGTTATTATAAAAAAAATCTCTTAACAGCTTTTTAACTACGATTTTAGTACACTATTCTAATAATAAATATAAAATAATTAATAGTACAAAAGAAGTATATATGTTAGAAACAATAAAAAATTTGATTGAAAAAAAAGTTTTGATTATAGATGGCGCTATGGGAACACAGCTTCAATTAGCTCAAATAAAACCAGAAGAATGGTTATTTGAAGATAAAGATTTAGAAGGTTGTAATGAACTTTTAAATCTTACTGCTCCTCATGTTTTAGAAAAAATACATGATGATTATGCACTAGCAGGCGCTGATTTGATATGTACAAATACCTTTGGTTCAATGCCTTGGGTTTTAGATGAGTATGATATAGGTCATATGTCTTATGAATTATCACGTCTTGGAGCTAGTTTAGTAAAAAAATCTTGTGAAAAATATAGCACAAAAGAAAAACCTAGATTTGTTGTAGCTTCAATCGGTCCTGGAACAAAACTTCCATCACTTGGTCATATTAAATATGATGAGATGTATGAAGGTTATAAAATCATGGCTAAAGGATTAGTTGATGGTGGAACTGATATATTTTTACTTGAAACTTGTCAAGACCCACTTCAAATAAAAGCAGCACTTCATGCCTTGAATGATACAGCACCTCATATTCCTATTATGGTATCTGTTACTATTGAGTTAAGTGGTACGATGTTAATAGGAACTGATGCTATGACAATAGCAGCAATCATGGCACCTTTTAATATCTTATCTTTAGGGTTTAATTGTGGAACAGGACCTGTTCAAGTACATAAACATATTAAAACTTTAAGTCAAGTTTGTAAGTTTCCAATTTCAGTTCATGCAAATGCTGGACTTCCTCAAAACAGAGGTGGAAAGACTTATTATCCAATGCAACCAGAAGAGTTTACAAAACT
Coding sequences:
- the ribA gene encoding GTP cyclohydrolase II, translating into MNIQISNIAKLPTKYGKFKIKAYKQENQEHLAIMSEDFETLDSPYIRIHSECLTGDTLGSLKCDCQNQLDLSLKFISLNGGLVIYHRQEGRNIGLVNKVNAYALQDLGRNTIEANLELGFKEDERDYSIVKYIFEDLGIKKLKLITNNPKKIEYVESLGINIVERIPAITKSNKYNEGYISTKKEQMGHMF
- a CDS encoding branched-chain amino acid transaminase, producing the protein MTEAKYIWMDGEFVNWHDAKVHVLSHTLHYGNGAIEGTKAYKTVDGRCAIFKLNEHTQRLINSSKMTLMNVPFSLEELNKAQIELLQKNELFEGAYIRPLVYLGYGVMGLYHKEAPVKVSVSAWEWGAYLGEEGLKKGVRVKISSFTRTPNTSGMGKAKAVANYLNSQMAKFEAVEAGYDEALLRDDQGYIAEASGACFFIVRDGKLITPPNDNSLESITQATVIELANDMGIEVVRRRISREEVYIADEAFFTGTAAEITPIRDVDARTIGCGSRGPITEKIQSAYFDVVAGKNEKYIKYLTYVN
- a CDS encoding methyltransferase domain-containing protein, which gives rise to MDQQEFWNTKFSKADYFYGINPNEFLASNIEILENHKKLLCLGEGEGRNAIFFAKNGFEVTAIDASNLGLEKLENRAKKENLNIKTICMDLNHWQTNDKYDVIVASYLHMYKNEREDLFKKIEDSLIKNGYFIGEFFSTKQLTYNSGGPKDLDLLYTVEDFKEHFNNCQKEIKEEIVVLNEGIGHQGEACVIRVIIKKIS